A window of the Henckelia pumila isolate YLH828 chromosome 3, ASM3356847v2, whole genome shotgun sequence genome harbors these coding sequences:
- the LOC140893190 gene encoding beta-carotene isomerase D27, chloroplastic-like, translated as MEATLVQPRNSLLMPPRINRRIAMHGHVRSLFVHNTLDTSTTSPREPKTGVYNDNWFDRLAIRHLSHSLQSSTGLRSEKRGYDGLIEAATMASRRFNPSQQRSLVIQTLETAFPRPILSLIKAVMPPSKFAREYFAIFTTIFFSWLVGPCEVKEAEFEGKREKNVVYVPKCRFLEGTNCVGMCTNLCKMPSQAFIKESLGMPINMVPNFEDMSCEMIFGQEPPSQSSDPAFTQPCFKQCKEVRKHHKNCTN; from the exons ATGGAGGCAACGCTCGTTCAACCACGCAACAGCCTGCTTATGCCGCCTCGAATCAACCGGAGAATCGCCATGCACGGTCACGTACGTTCTCTTTTTGTACACAACACTTTGGACACATCGACTACTTCCCCTCGTGAACCCAAAACCGGCGTATACAACGATAACTGGTTCGATCGTCTCGCCATTCGCCATCTCTCTCACAGCTTACAATCTTCCACAg GGCTGCGGAGTGAGAAGAGGGGGTACGATGGGCTGATTGAGGCGGCGACGATGGCGTCGCGACGCTTTAACCCGAGCCAACAAAGAAGCCTAGTGATTCAAACTCTTGAGACAGCCTTCCCTAGGCCTATACTGTCCTTG ATCAAAGCAGTGATGCCACCGTCTAAGTTTGCAAGGGAATACTTTGCCATCTTCACAACAATTTTCTTCTCATGGCTAGTTGGTCCCTGTGAG GTCAAAGAGGCGGAGTTCGAAgggaaaagagaaaagaatgtAGTGTACGTACCGAAATGCAG GTTTTTGGAGGGGACAAATTGTGTGGGAATGTGCACCAACCTTTGCAAGATGCCCTCTCAAGCATTCATCAAGGAATCACTGGGAATGCCCATCAACATGGTTCCCA ATTTTGAAGATATGAGCTGTGAAATGATATTTGGTCAAGAACCTCCGTCGCAGTCCAGTGATCCAGCTTTCACCCAGCCGTGCTTCAAGCAAT GCAAAGAAGTGAGGAAACATCACAAGAACTGCACAAACTAG